Genomic window (Alligator mississippiensis isolate rAllMis1 chromosome 7, rAllMis1, whole genome shotgun sequence):
AAAATGTGTATGTAAGACACTGTAGTGACCACCAAGGAGCCGCAGAGAAGCAGCGATGCCAGAATTAAATTCATCAGCTCCACGGGATGGGTATCAGTGCATGCAATTTTCTCCAGCGCGATACTGTCACAGAAAAAGTGGTTCACTACATTCGGGCCACAGAATGGCACCTGGAACAAAATTAAACCTGAGAAGAGAATGGGAAAAAATGACCCAACCCAAGCAGCCAAGAGCAACTGGATGCAAACACGGTTGTTCATGATGGTGGTGTAACGGAGAGGGTTGCAGATGGCAACATAGCGATCAAAGGACATGATGGCCAGGAAGATAAATTCAGTCACACCCACAAAGAAGTAGAAGAAGCACTGTGTCATGCATGCCAAAAACGAAATAGTCTTGCTGTGGAAAAGCAACCCAGCCAGCAGCTTGGGCACTGTTATGGAGGTGAATAAAATCTCCATGACAGAGAAGTTCCTCAGAAAGAAGTACATAGGGGCATGGAGCCGATGGCTTATCAGTGTGATGGTGATGATGAGCAAGTTTCCGGACACGGTGACCAAGTAGAAcatgagaaagaggaaaaagaggatGATCTCTGTCTGAGGGCTCAGGGAGAAGCCAATCAAGATGAACTCTGTGACCCTGGTCCTATTAGCCATGGGTgctagccactgctgctgccactgcttcagtTCAATCTGTAGAGAATGGAAAAAACACAGCAACTCATGATGTTTGCTTATCAaggttttaaaaatggaaatcatatatgtgcatatatatatatattataaatcatTAGAAATGATGTAACTGAAGCAACAAATGTCCTAGAAAGTGTGAAATCTGTAACCCATTTctcacaaaacattttggataGTCTAGTGGAAATCACACAGTAATAACCCACTCCTTTATTTCTCCTGTGTGATTTTACCACACGCTTTTTTATGGAGGATACCCTGTATGGTAACGTGCTCTTCCTAGGGTAGGAAAAAAATGATTGATAGATCCTCAACTTCATCCAGACATCACTGCATGAGTATAGTAAAGAAATGTTTATGCACATCAGCAGAAAGCTGTATAGATTAGTTGCCCTATGATAACTTAAAATAATGCTTCTGTTAAATAAaggatttttaaatggaaataataaATGTGCATTTACATATGTCATTATAAAAGATGTGACTGAAGCCACAAATATTCTAGAAAGTGGGAAACCTGTAAGCCTTTCTC
Coding sequences:
- the LOC132243242 gene encoding olfactory receptor 6E1-like gives rise to the protein MANRTRVTEFILIGFSLSPQTEIILFFLFLMFYLVTVSGNLLIITITLISHRLHAPMYFFLRNFSVMEILFTSITVPKLLAGLLFHSKTISFLACMTQCFFYFFVGVTEFIFLAIMSFDRYVAICNPLRYTTIMNNRVCIQLLLAAWVGSFFPILFSGLILFQVPFCGPNVVNHFFCDSIALEKIACTDTHPVELMNLILASLLLCGSLVVTTVSYIHIFITVLRIPTAKGRQKAFSTCASHITVVSLTYGTHIFMHVQSTETSSLDLNKVVALMTTVVTPSLNPFIYTLRNEAVKQALRETIIQKKCTS